One genomic region from Candidatus Binatus sp. encodes:
- a CDS encoding phytanoyl-CoA dioxygenase family protein translates to MASIPVCSKDSPAEVLAALEREGCVVVRGVIDQAQRDAIARELGPYLETTDAGTSLNKKYEAEGGPADFYPGNTKRITALVAKSETFRTFVTHPLMTSVCDALLKPNSRTYQVHATAALVIGPGATEQMLHREEDPFQFFKVPRPNMIVASMWAMTDFTEANGGTHIVPGSHRWPQDRVARPDEVVAAAMPAGSVLLWMGGTLHGAGANRVDQWRYGVFLSYSLGWLRQEENQFIDVPPHLARTLPKPVRDLCGYRMHLGLGYSDVPPKSAQDEP, encoded by the coding sequence ATGGCTTCAATACCCGTCTGCTCGAAGGATTCGCCAGCGGAAGTGCTCGCAGCGCTCGAGCGCGAGGGCTGCGTGGTGGTGCGCGGGGTGATCGATCAGGCGCAGCGCGACGCGATCGCGCGCGAGCTTGGGCCGTATCTCGAAACCACCGACGCGGGCACGAGCCTCAACAAGAAATACGAAGCGGAAGGCGGACCGGCGGATTTCTATCCGGGTAATACAAAACGTATTACGGCGCTGGTCGCGAAGTCGGAGACGTTTCGCACCTTCGTGACGCATCCGCTGATGACGTCGGTGTGCGACGCGCTGCTCAAGCCCAATTCGCGCACCTACCAGGTGCATGCGACGGCGGCGCTGGTGATAGGTCCCGGCGCGACCGAGCAGATGCTGCATCGCGAAGAGGATCCGTTTCAATTTTTCAAAGTGCCGCGGCCGAACATGATTGTCGCGAGCATGTGGGCGATGACGGATTTCACCGAGGCGAACGGCGGCACGCATATCGTGCCGGGGAGTCATCGCTGGCCGCAGGATCGAGTTGCGCGGCCCGATGAGGTGGTCGCGGCCGCGATGCCGGCGGGATCGGTGCTGCTGTGGATGGGCGGGACGCTGCACGGCGCTGGCGCGAATCGAGTCGATCAATGGCGCTACGGCGTGTTCCTGTCGTATTCGCTCGGATGGCTGCGGCAGGAAGAAAATCAGTTTATCGATGTGCCGCCTCATCTCGCGCGCACGTTGCCGAAGCCGGTGCGCGATTTGTGCGGCTACCGGATGCATCTGGGGCTGGGGTATTCGGACGTCCCGCCGAAGTCGGCTCAAGACGAGCCGTGA
- a CDS encoding PLP-dependent aspartate aminotransferase family protein — MAKITYRVHPETAVLTRGFDPALSVGAARPPVYRSSTFVFPSPEAAERAFGIVLGKIKPEGTDRPDLIYARLNHPNAEILEERLVPLERGATSAAVFNSGMAAIFTVLITVLERGSSLIYTQPLYGGTQHLIHQIIEPLGFDVHAVPAGNSQALTNAIEQTPRLKLVLIETPANPTLMMTDIAEASAAARRHPNRPLLAIDNTLLGPTFQHPLDHGANLVIYSATKFLGGFSDLLAGAILATDAELIQSLTGTRALLGNILQADECWMLDSRLSTVALRMNRQSKNAQRIAEQLTKHPKVKRVIYPSLFTDPDQIRIRDAQTDYPGSLLTLELTGGKTGAFEFLRRLKIAKNAVSLGGVESLACHPMTTTHSELTADEFAAAGITDAMVRISVGTEHWKDLLAEFTYALAGI; from the coding sequence ATGGCCAAAATCACCTACCGCGTCCATCCCGAGACCGCCGTTTTGACCCGCGGCTTCGATCCCGCGCTCTCCGTGGGCGCCGCGCGGCCACCGGTTTACCGCAGTTCGACTTTCGTCTTCCCCAGTCCCGAGGCCGCCGAGCGCGCGTTCGGAATCGTGCTCGGCAAAATTAAACCCGAGGGCACCGATCGCCCCGATCTGATCTACGCGCGCCTGAATCATCCCAACGCCGAAATCCTCGAAGAACGACTCGTGCCGCTCGAACGCGGCGCCACCTCGGCCGCGGTTTTCAACTCCGGCATGGCCGCGATTTTCACCGTGCTGATTACCGTCCTCGAGCGCGGCAGCTCGCTCATCTATACCCAGCCGCTTTATGGCGGCACCCAGCATTTGATCCATCAGATAATCGAGCCGCTCGGCTTCGACGTTCACGCAGTGCCCGCCGGCAACTCGCAGGCGCTCACCAACGCGATCGAGCAAACGCCGCGCCTGAAGCTCGTTCTGATCGAAACGCCCGCCAATCCCACGTTGATGATGACCGATATCGCCGAGGCCTCCGCCGCCGCGCGCAGGCATCCGAATCGCCCGCTGCTCGCGATCGACAACACTCTGCTCGGCCCGACCTTTCAGCATCCGCTCGATCACGGCGCCAATCTCGTGATCTATTCCGCCACCAAATTTCTCGGCGGCTTCAGCGACCTGCTTGCCGGCGCAATCCTCGCCACCGACGCCGAATTGATTCAGAGCCTCACCGGCACGCGCGCGCTGCTCGGCAATATCCTGCAAGCCGACGAATGCTGGATGCTGGACAGCCGCCTCTCGACCGTCGCGCTCAGGATGAACCGCCAAAGCAAAAACGCGCAGCGCATCGCCGAGCAATTGACCAAGCATCCCAAGGTCAAGCGCGTGATCTATCCGTCGCTCTTCACCGATCCCGATCAGATACGAATCCGCGATGCGCAAACCGACTATCCCGGCTCGCTGCTGACGCTGGAGCTTACCGGCGGCAAGACCGGCGCATTCGAATTTCTGCGCCGTCTCAAAATCGCCAAGAACGCCGTCAGCCTCGGCGGCGTCGAGAGCCTCGCATGCCATCCGATGACGACCACGCACAGCGAACTGACCGCCGACGAATTCGCCGCCGCCGGCATCACCGACGCGATGGTGCGCATCTCGGTCGGCACCGAACACTGGAAAGATTTGCTCGCCGAGTTTACCTACGCGCTCGCCGGCATCTGA
- a CDS encoding Fic family protein — protein sequence MDAREFTKESTGKLVRIPNGPPDIQVAFIPAPLPPKWSWPNRLWNLLVQARTCLSSLDGVGKHLPNPEILIWPLQRREAQLSSQLEGTITDPQQQALFEADPRYPISASDPANAFREVFNYRQALRLRLDGRNQLPLSLRLMRELHAILMDGVRGSNQQPGEFRTIQNQIGRPARFVPPPPENLSEALNDLERYLHVNDSPIDPLVRAFLVHYQFEAIHPFCDGNGRVGRLLLSIMIAEWCGLSSQWLYMSAFFEKHKRDYMDLLLGVSTHGAWDLWIEFCLNGVVSQARDTEKRCDRLLQLHRDFHNRLKEGSVRLSQLVDNLFKNPIITVSRYSKEFGVTYPTARSDLNKLHRLGIVEPLSGLDVITYYCASIYGVTYEDEPEEGQAA from the coding sequence ATGGATGCGCGGGAATTTACAAAAGAGAGCACTGGAAAGCTAGTCAGGATTCCGAACGGGCCGCCAGATATTCAAGTCGCGTTTATACCAGCTCCGCTTCCACCGAAGTGGAGCTGGCCAAATCGACTTTGGAATTTGCTCGTTCAGGCGCGAACTTGTCTGTCCAGTCTAGACGGTGTGGGTAAGCACCTTCCAAATCCGGAAATTCTTATCTGGCCGCTTCAGCGACGAGAAGCGCAACTTTCATCGCAACTGGAAGGGACGATTACCGACCCGCAGCAGCAGGCGTTGTTTGAAGCCGATCCAAGATACCCAATATCGGCCTCTGATCCAGCCAATGCTTTTCGGGAAGTTTTTAATTACAGGCAGGCGCTGAGGCTCAGACTCGACGGCAGAAATCAGTTGCCACTATCGCTGCGATTGATGCGCGAACTTCACGCCATATTGATGGACGGAGTGCGAGGGTCCAATCAGCAACCAGGAGAATTTAGAACAATACAAAATCAGATCGGCAGGCCCGCTCGATTCGTGCCTCCTCCTCCGGAGAATTTATCGGAAGCTCTTAATGATCTTGAGAGATATCTACACGTAAATGACTCTCCGATCGATCCGTTAGTCCGAGCGTTTCTTGTGCATTATCAGTTTGAAGCCATCCATCCTTTTTGCGATGGCAATGGACGCGTCGGGAGACTTCTTCTCTCGATTATGATCGCAGAGTGGTGCGGCCTTTCGAGTCAGTGGTTATACATGAGCGCGTTTTTCGAGAAGCATAAAAGGGACTACATGGACCTGCTGCTGGGCGTCAGCACGCACGGCGCTTGGGACTTATGGATTGAGTTTTGTTTGAACGGCGTAGTTTCTCAGGCCAGAGATACGGAGAAGCGATGTGATAGATTGCTTCAATTACATCGGGATTTTCATAATCGCCTAAAGGAAGGAAGTGTTCGCCTGTCACAGCTCGTTGACAACTTATTTAAGAATCCCATCATTACAGTATCGAGGTACTCCAAAGAATTTGGCGTCACATACCCGACCGCGCGATCTGATTTAAACAAGCTTCACCGACTGGGAATCGTAGAGCCGCTGAGCGGCCTCGACGTTATTACTTATTACTGCGCCAGCATCTATGGAGTCACTTACGAGGATGAACCAGAAGAGGGGCAAGCGGCTTGA